Proteins encoded together in one Citromicrobium bathyomarinum window:
- a CDS encoding iron-sulfur cluster assembly accessory protein yields MATKTRERPAAVTLTPAAEQRVANLMAKAPDDAIGVKLSTPRRGCSGLAYSVDYVSEEQGFDEKIETPGGVFYIDGASVLYLVGSVMDWVEDDFSAGFVFENPNAKGACGCGESFMV; encoded by the coding sequence ATGGCTACGAAAACTCGCGAACGGCCTGCCGCCGTCACACTGACGCCCGCCGCTGAGCAGCGCGTGGCCAACCTGATGGCGAAGGCTCCCGACGATGCGATCGGGGTCAAGCTCTCCACGCCGCGGCGCGGCTGCTCGGGTCTTGCCTACTCGGTCGATTATGTGAGCGAGGAACAGGGTTTCGACGAGAAGATCGAGACCCCCGGCGGCGTGTTCTACATCGATGGAGCCTCGGTGCTCTACCTCGTCGGCAGCGTGATGGACTGGGTGGAGGACGATTTCTCCGCCGGCTTCGTGTTCGAGAATCCCAACGCCAAGGGCGCGTGTGGCTGCGGCGAAAGCTTCATGGTATAG
- a CDS encoding EI24 domain-containing protein — protein MTSLPASLARAFAQLADPRVLWLLIKSLLVTVLLFALLGVAVYFGLAWLLDRGLGALVDANLPPNVASALATIGTLLAVVLGGWLLFRVTALAAIQFFADDVVEAVEARYYPEALESARRIGFAESMWISFKGAVRVILVNLLILPLALVLLVTGFGTVVLFALVNAWLLGRELRDMAWLRHRKDSDEEPPIGRGTRFALGLIIAGMLTVPGLNFIAPIIGAAAATHLVQGRMRDA, from the coding sequence ATGACATCGCTCCCCGCCTCTCTCGCCCGCGCCTTCGCCCAACTCGCGGACCCCCGCGTGCTGTGGCTGCTGATCAAGTCGCTGCTGGTGACGGTGCTGCTGTTCGCCTTGCTGGGAGTGGCGGTCTATTTCGGGCTCGCCTGGCTGCTCGACCGCGGGCTCGGCGCGCTGGTCGATGCCAACCTGCCGCCCAATGTCGCGAGCGCACTGGCCACGATCGGCACGTTGTTGGCGGTGGTGCTGGGCGGCTGGCTGCTGTTCCGCGTCACCGCGCTCGCCGCGATCCAGTTCTTCGCCGACGACGTGGTCGAGGCGGTCGAGGCGCGGTATTACCCCGAAGCGCTGGAGAGCGCGCGGCGGATCGGCTTTGCCGAGAGCATGTGGATCAGCTTCAAGGGCGCGGTGCGGGTGATCCTGGTCAACCTGCTGATCCTGCCGCTGGCGCTGGTGCTGCTGGTGACCGGCTTCGGCACGGTGGTACTGTTCGCGCTGGTCAATGCCTGGCTGCTGGGGCGCGAACTGCGCGACATGGCGTGGCTGCGCCACCGCAAGGATTCGGACGAGGAACCGCCGATCGGCCGCGGCACGCGTTTCGCGCTGGGGCTGATCATTGCCGGGATGCTGACAGTGCCCGGGCTCAATTTCATCGCGCCGATCATCGGCGCGGCTGCTGCAACCCATCTCGTTCAAGGACGCATGCGCGATGCCTGA
- a CDS encoding adenosine kinase — protein MADPKFDVIAIGNAIVDVIAPVSHEFLRQEELPAGSMRLIDAERSVDLYGKMGQTKEISGGAAANTLAGATMLGLKTAFIGQVADDQLGEIYRHDLTSVGVSFDTPARPYSDKESEPPTGRCLVLVDPDGERTMNTSLGASQFLPAEAIDDDLIRSTKVLFLEGYLWDPTEPREAMKRAIGVARDAGVKIAFATCADFCVHMHGGDFRGLINDGLIDILFVNEEEAGILEGSDPETAFESLANDVPLVVMTCGAKGAIAARGDERARVTPEPVEKVQDLTGAGDLFAAGFLSGYCRDASLEESLIRGAVAAGEVISHWGARPEADLKALVAKRLG, from the coding sequence ATGGCCGACCCCAAATTCGACGTCATCGCCATCGGCAACGCCATCGTCGACGTCATCGCCCCGGTCAGCCACGAATTCCTTCGCCAAGAGGAATTGCCTGCCGGTTCGATGCGGCTGATCGACGCGGAGCGTTCGGTCGATCTCTACGGCAAGATGGGCCAGACCAAGGAAATCTCCGGCGGCGCGGCGGCCAACACGCTGGCGGGCGCGACCATGCTGGGCCTGAAGACCGCCTTCATCGGACAGGTCGCGGACGATCAGCTGGGCGAAATCTACCGCCACGACCTCACTTCCGTAGGCGTCAGCTTCGATACCCCCGCGCGCCCCTACAGCGACAAGGAAAGCGAACCGCCGACCGGCCGCTGCCTCGTGCTGGTGGACCCCGATGGGGAGCGCACGATGAACACCTCGCTCGGCGCATCGCAGTTCCTGCCCGCCGAAGCGATCGACGACGATCTGATCCGCAGCACGAAGGTGCTGTTCCTCGAAGGCTACCTGTGGGATCCGACCGAACCGCGCGAGGCGATGAAGCGCGCGATCGGCGTGGCGCGCGATGCGGGCGTGAAGATCGCCTTCGCCACCTGCGCCGATTTCTGCGTCCACATGCACGGCGGCGATTTCCGCGGCCTGATCAATGACGGCCTGATCGACATCCTGTTCGTGAACGAGGAAGAGGCGGGCATCCTCGAAGGCTCCGACCCCGAAACCGCGTTCGAAAGCCTCGCCAACGACGTCCCGCTGGTGGTGATGACCTGCGGCGCCAAGGGTGCGATCGCAGCGCGCGGAGACGAGCGCGCGCGCGTGACGCCGGAGCCGGTCGAAAAGGTGCAGGACCTGACCGGCGCAGGCGACCTCTTCGCCGCCGGCTTCCTCTCCGGCTATTGCCGCGACGCCTCGCTCGAAGAGAGCCTGATCCGCGGCGCAGTGGCGGCCGGAGAGGTCATCTCGCACTGGGGCGCACGGCCCGAGGCGGATCTGAAGGCGCTGGTGGCGAAGCGGCTGGGTTAG
- the purD gene encoding phosphoribosylamine--glycine ligase has protein sequence MNILLLGSGGREHALAWKLAAARSCTMLYAAPGNPGIADHADIVALDASDHKAVIGFCHEKGIDLVVVGPEAPLVAGLADDLRGEGIAVFGPGKAAAQLEGSKGFTKDLCARAGIPTARYERATSLEAAWGALKHFNAPFVLKADGLAAGKGVVIAETREEAQHALSEMFDGRFGSAGSEVVIEEFMRGEEASFFALTDGETILPFGSAQDHKRVGEGDTGPNTGGMGAYSPAPVLTEDLVDRAMREIVVPTVRTLGAEGMPYCGVLYAGLMLTDEGPKLVEYNIRFGDPECQVLMMRFEGDLAALLMACATGKLVDAEPVRFSDDTALTVVMAAEGYPDTPRKGGTIDLGNAEAGGAKVFHAGTAREPDGTLIASGGRVLNVTARGRNVTQAQAAAYEAVDAIDFAQGFCRRDIGWREVERETAE, from the coding sequence ATGAATATCCTTCTGCTCGGATCGGGGGGCCGCGAACATGCGCTGGCGTGGAAGCTGGCCGCCGCGCGCTCGTGCACCATGCTCTACGCCGCGCCGGGCAACCCGGGCATCGCCGATCACGCGGACATTGTCGCGCTCGACGCCAGCGATCACAAGGCCGTGATCGGCTTTTGCCACGAGAAGGGCATCGATCTCGTCGTGGTCGGCCCCGAAGCACCGCTGGTCGCGGGGCTGGCGGACGACCTGCGCGGCGAGGGAATCGCGGTGTTCGGCCCCGGCAAGGCCGCCGCCCAGCTCGAAGGCAGCAAGGGCTTCACCAAGGATCTGTGCGCGCGTGCGGGGATCCCCACCGCGCGTTACGAGCGGGCGACCTCGCTCGAAGCGGCATGGGGCGCGCTCAAGCACTTCAACGCGCCCTTCGTGCTCAAGGCGGACGGGCTTGCGGCGGGCAAGGGCGTGGTGATCGCCGAGACGCGCGAGGAGGCGCAGCACGCGCTCTCCGAAATGTTCGACGGCAGGTTCGGCTCGGCAGGGTCCGAAGTCGTGATCGAGGAATTCATGCGCGGCGAAGAGGCAAGCTTCTTCGCGCTTACCGATGGCGAGACCATACTCCCCTTCGGCTCTGCGCAGGATCACAAGCGGGTGGGCGAAGGCGATACCGGCCCCAACACGGGCGGCATGGGCGCCTACAGCCCCGCCCCGGTGCTGACCGAGGATCTGGTCGACCGCGCAATGCGCGAGATCGTGGTGCCCACCGTGCGCACGCTGGGCGCAGAGGGGATGCCCTATTGCGGCGTGCTCTATGCCGGGCTGATGCTGACCGATGAAGGCCCCAAGCTGGTCGAATACAATATCCGCTTCGGCGACCCCGAGTGCCAAGTGCTGATGATGCGCTTCGAGGGTGACCTCGCCGCACTGCTGATGGCCTGTGCGACCGGCAAGCTGGTCGATGCCGAGCCGGTGCGCTTCTCCGACGACACCGCGCTGACCGTGGTGATGGCGGCCGAAGGCTATCCCGACACGCCCAGGAAGGGCGGGACGATCGACCTCGGCAACGCGGAAGCGGGCGGCGCGAAAGTGTTCCACGCGGGCACTGCGCGCGAGCCCGACGGCACGCTGATCGCCAGCGGCGGCCGCGTGCTCAACGTGACCGCGCGGGGGCGCAATGTGACGCAGGCGCAGGCCGCAGCCTACGAGGCGGTCGATGCGATCGACTTCGCGCAAGGCTTCTGCCGCCGCGATATCGGCTGGCGCGAGGTGGAGCGGGAGACTGCCGAATAG
- the xseA gene encoding exodeoxyribonuclease VII large subunit, with product MSASYSDDADPSLLANSRPGDNSEPLSVSDLSRSLKRVVEDRFGFVRIRGELSGVKRAASGHLYCSLKDDKSVIDGVMWKSAAPRLAFRPEDGVEVIASGKVTTYAGRSKYQIVIERMELAGEGALLALLEKTKARLEAEGLFADARKKPLPFLPRTIGVVTSPTGAVIRDILHRLSDRFPSHVIVWPVVVQGETAKGQVSAAVRGFNALERGGAIARPDLLIVARGGGSIEDLWAFNEEEVVRAIAESEIPVISAVGHETDTTLADFAADHRAPTPTAAAERAVPVRAELAAGIADLGARQMRCATRPVALGRERLEACSQRLPRPDALLQAAAQALDDAIERHRRALVDRVAIGRATLGEAAARLSPATLNWRLGQARERLEHVRLMPATLTTRHARATERLAANVAMLRSLDPDAPLQRGYAMVFDGQGALVRSAGDARTAGTLSLKFADGRVAASTGDAPPPPATPAPAPKPRRKSPPPPSGQGDLF from the coding sequence ATGAGCGCTTCCTATTCCGACGATGCTGACCCTTCGCTGCTAGCGAACAGCAGACCGGGCGACAATTCCGAGCCGCTGAGCGTTAGCGATCTCTCGCGCAGCCTCAAGCGGGTGGTGGAAGATCGCTTCGGCTTCGTGCGCATTCGCGGCGAGCTGTCGGGCGTGAAGCGGGCGGCTTCAGGCCACCTCTATTGCAGCCTGAAGGACGACAAGTCTGTTATCGACGGGGTGATGTGGAAGAGCGCCGCCCCGCGCCTCGCCTTCCGGCCGGAGGACGGGGTGGAGGTGATCGCCAGCGGCAAGGTCACCACCTATGCCGGGCGCTCTAAGTACCAGATCGTGATCGAGCGGATGGAGCTGGCCGGCGAAGGCGCGCTGCTCGCGCTGCTGGAGAAGACCAAGGCGCGGCTGGAGGCGGAGGGGCTGTTCGCCGACGCGCGCAAGAAGCCGCTGCCCTTCCTGCCGCGCACCATCGGGGTGGTCACCTCGCCGACCGGCGCGGTGATTCGCGACATCCTCCACCGCCTGTCGGACCGTTTCCCGAGCCACGTGATCGTGTGGCCCGTGGTGGTGCAGGGAGAGACCGCCAAGGGGCAGGTGAGCGCCGCTGTGCGCGGGTTCAACGCGCTTGAACGCGGCGGTGCGATTGCCCGGCCCGACCTGCTGATCGTCGCGCGCGGGGGCGGCTCGATCGAGGACTTGTGGGCCTTCAACGAGGAAGAGGTGGTCCGCGCAATCGCCGAATCGGAGATACCCGTGATCTCCGCGGTAGGACACGAAACCGACACCACGCTCGCCGATTTCGCCGCCGACCACCGTGCGCCCACCCCCACCGCCGCCGCCGAACGCGCGGTGCCGGTGCGCGCCGAACTGGCGGCAGGGATCGCCGATCTCGGTGCGCGACAGATGCGCTGCGCGACGCGGCCCGTGGCTCTGGGGCGAGAGCGGCTGGAGGCCTGTTCGCAGCGACTGCCCAGGCCGGACGCGCTGCTGCAGGCGGCTGCCCAGGCGCTCGACGATGCAATCGAACGCCACCGCCGCGCGCTGGTCGACCGGGTCGCGATCGGCCGCGCCACACTCGGCGAAGCGGCGGCGCGGCTGAGCCCGGCGACGCTCAACTGGCGGCTGGGCCAGGCGCGCGAGCGTCTGGAGCATGTCCGCCTGATGCCCGCAACGCTGACCACCCGCCACGCCCGCGCGACCGAGCGCCTGGCGGCAAATGTCGCCATGCTCCGCTCGCTCGATCCCGATGCCCCGCTCCAGCGGGGCTATGCGATGGTGTTCGACGGGCAGGGCGCGCTGGTCCGCAGTGCCGGGGATGCGCGCACGGCAGGCACGCTCAGCCTCAAGTTCGCCGACGGGCGCGTTGCGGCAAGCACCGGCGATGCGCCGCCGCCGCCCGCAACGCCCGCCCCTGCGCCAAAGCCCAGGCGGAAGAGCCCTCCGCCGCCGTCGGGACAGGGCGACCTGTTCTGA
- a CDS encoding DUF2093 domain-containing protein, which translates to MLTTSSDQPAKLHYGPNSFRVIRNGRFVPCAVTGEPIPLDTLRYWSAEHQEAYATCEIATRRLTGQV; encoded by the coding sequence ATGCTTACCACTTCCAGCGATCAGCCTGCCAAGCTTCACTATGGCCCCAACTCCTTCCGCGTGATCCGCAACGGGCGCTTCGTCCCCTGCGCGGTCACCGGCGAGCCGATCCCGCTCGACACTCTGCGCTACTGGAGCGCGGAGCATCAGGAGGCCTACGCGACCTGCGAGATCGCGACCCGCCGTCTGACCGGCCAGGTGTGA
- a CDS encoding M23 family metallopeptidase: MQPTKLAAATGASLAILLGSCSAPRGAGGPREVVQPVAAPTPSPTPRPVATPTPAPTPARTTFAFRGELEQGGWIRGQVPSNTRSARLGDQPLRFDEDGNFFGAFDRDQGPQIELVATLENGRTISSPLTIRPRDWKLEYINAPYRAGRSSAEFQRLRETERAQIVAARAQETGADGWRQDFIWPVTGRISGRFGSQRVYQGKPGPYHSGLDIAPGAGVPYVAPADGVVTLVAQDPFTLEGRLLMIDHGMGLNSAFLHSATIVVREGQRVKQGQYLGTIGATGRATGPHLHWSLKWQDSRLDPLLFVGPMPD; this comes from the coding sequence TTGCAGCCCACGAAGCTCGCCGCCGCGACCGGCGCTTCGCTCGCGATCCTGCTCGGCAGCTGCTCGGCACCCCGCGGTGCCGGAGGGCCGCGCGAAGTCGTCCAGCCGGTCGCCGCGCCGACCCCGAGCCCGACACCCAGGCCTGTCGCCACTCCGACGCCGGCTCCCACGCCTGCCCGCACCACCTTCGCCTTTCGCGGGGAGCTGGAACAGGGCGGCTGGATTCGCGGGCAAGTGCCCAGCAATACGCGCAGCGCGCGGCTGGGCGATCAACCGCTGCGGTTCGATGAGGATGGCAATTTCTTCGGCGCGTTCGACCGCGATCAGGGCCCGCAGATCGAGCTGGTCGCGACGCTGGAGAATGGGCGGACCATCTCCAGCCCGCTGACCATCCGCCCACGCGACTGGAAGCTCGAATATATCAACGCGCCCTATCGTGCGGGGCGGAGCAGCGCGGAGTTCCAGCGATTACGTGAAACCGAGCGGGCGCAGATCGTCGCCGCGCGCGCGCAGGAGACCGGGGCGGACGGCTGGCGGCAGGATTTCATCTGGCCGGTCACCGGTCGCATTTCAGGGCGATTCGGTTCGCAGCGCGTCTATCAGGGCAAGCCCGGCCCCTACCACTCCGGCCTCGACATCGCGCCGGGTGCTGGCGTGCCCTATGTCGCGCCTGCTGATGGGGTGGTCACGCTGGTCGCGCAGGACCCCTTCACGCTGGAAGGGCGGCTGCTGATGATCGACCACGGGATGGGGTTGAACAGCGCCTTCCTGCATTCCGCGACCATCGTCGTGCGCGAGGGGCAGAGGGTGAAGCAGGGCCAGTATCTCGGCACGATCGGCGCGACCGGCCGCGCGACCGGCCCGCATCTGCACTGGAGCCTCAAATGGCAGGATTCGCGGCTTGACCCGCTGCTGTTCGTGGGGCCGATGCCCGACTGA
- the rpmB gene encoding 50S ribosomal protein L28: protein MSRICELTGKGRQVGHNVSHANNKTKRVFLPNLQNVTLMSEKLDRSFKFRVSTQGLRSVEHNGGLDNWLLKTKDEKLSARALKVKRELKKAAAPAA, encoded by the coding sequence ATGTCGCGCATCTGCGAACTGACCGGCAAGGGTCGCCAGGTCGGCCACAATGTCAGCCACGCGAACAACAAGACCAAGCGTGTCTTCCTGCCCAACCTCCAGAACGTCACTCTGATGAGCGAAAAGCTGGACCGCAGCTTCAAGTTCCGCGTCTCGACGCAGGGCCTTCGTTCGGTCGAGCACAATGGCGGTCTCGACAACTGGCTGCTGAAGACCAAGGACGAGAAGCTCTCGGCCCGCGCGCTCAAGGTCAAGCGCGAGCTCAAGAAGGCGGCTGCACCCGCCGCCTGA
- a CDS encoding nucleoside deaminase — MTRWPLPDPMQAALAQAQLAADAGEVPVGAVVMRHGEVIAQAHNAPRTLADPTAHAEVLALRAAAKALGQERLEGCDLWVTLEPCAMCAGAIAHARIGRLYYGAADPKGGAVAHGARVFDHPQCHHRPEVYSGMGEEEAAKMLRGFFNERRG, encoded by the coding sequence ATGACGCGATGGCCCTTGCCCGATCCGATGCAAGCCGCGCTGGCACAGGCGCAACTGGCCGCCGATGCGGGCGAAGTGCCGGTCGGCGCGGTGGTTATGCGCCATGGCGAAGTAATCGCCCAGGCCCACAACGCGCCGCGCACGCTCGCCGACCCGACCGCCCATGCCGAGGTGCTCGCTCTCCGTGCCGCTGCAAAGGCGCTCGGGCAGGAGCGACTCGAGGGCTGCGACCTGTGGGTGACGCTGGAGCCCTGCGCGATGTGCGCAGGCGCCATAGCCCACGCGCGAATCGGACGGCTGTATTACGGGGCTGCCGATCCCAAGGGCGGCGCGGTGGCGCACGGCGCGCGCGTGTTCGACCACCCGCAATGCCACCATAGGCCCGAAGTCTATTCGGGCATGGGGGAGGAAGAGGCGGCGAAGATGCTGCGGGGCTTCTTCAACGAGCGCCGGGGCTAG
- a CDS encoding ribonuclease T: MRRIALALALGAALAGTASAQSYQCTPPRSVAVPGVAREGPTRAMPVTGYVLSLSWSPEFCRTRENSPRHAQQCSGRSGSFGLIVHGLWPQGARSWPQWCAARNVRPTGAQLARQMCVQPSASLAMRQWAKHGSCMADRPDRYFRITRILHRSLDWPDLDRLSRKEGLNAGDIREAWMQANTNWRPEMIAVILNERGWLEELRLCYGRDWLPAACKRSARGAADDAPAKIWRGL, encoded by the coding sequence ATGCGGCGAATCGCGCTGGCGCTGGCGCTGGGCGCCGCTCTGGCAGGCACCGCCAGCGCGCAGAGCTATCAGTGCACACCGCCGCGCAGCGTCGCGGTGCCGGGTGTCGCGCGCGAAGGGCCGACCCGCGCGATGCCGGTTACCGGCTACGTCCTCTCGCTTAGCTGGAGCCCCGAGTTCTGCCGCACCCGGGAGAATTCGCCGCGCCATGCGCAGCAATGCTCGGGCCGCAGCGGCAGCTTCGGACTGATCGTGCACGGGCTGTGGCCACAAGGTGCCCGCAGCTGGCCGCAATGGTGCGCCGCGCGGAACGTCCGCCCCACAGGCGCACAGCTCGCCCGGCAGATGTGCGTGCAACCCTCTGCCAGTCTCGCGATGCGGCAATGGGCCAAGCACGGCAGCTGCATGGCGGACCGGCCCGACCGCTATTTCCGCATCACCCGCATCCTCCACCGCAGCCTCGACTGGCCCGACCTCGACCGCCTCTCGCGCAAGGAGGGGCTGAATGCGGGAGACATCCGCGAGGCGTGGATGCAGGCCAACACCAACTGGCGGCCCGAGATGATCGCGGTGATCCTCAACGAGCGCGGCTGGCTGGAGGAACTGCGGCTTTGCTATGGCCGCGACTGGCTTCCGGCGGCGTGCAAGCGCTCGGCGCGCGGGGCAGCGGATGATGCTCCGGCGAAGATCTGGCGGGGGCTCTAG
- the nadC gene encoding carboxylating nicotinate-nucleotide diphosphorylase yields MSDFTLPGFDLDAFVRATLAEDLGEGLPGGGRDVTSEAVIPADAKFTGVMDSRDPISVAGLPIAAAFFRALDPDCAIEQLVEDGAQVAPGTDLMRIEGNARALLTAERAALNTVQHLSGIATLVRSYVQAMDNPGCTLLDTRKTLPGLRMLEKYAVRMGGGANHRMGLWDAAMIKDNHVAVAGSVGEAVRRARDAGVADIICEVDRIDQIGPALDAGATRLLLDNMEPDTLREAVALVAGRVPTEASGGINLDTIRAKAATGVDYVSVGRLTQSAPAADIGLDFTTLA; encoded by the coding sequence ATGAGCGATTTCACTCTTCCCGGCTTCGACCTCGATGCCTTCGTGCGCGCAACGCTGGCCGAGGATCTGGGCGAAGGCCTGCCCGGCGGCGGGCGCGACGTGACCTCGGAAGCCGTCATCCCGGCGGATGCAAAGTTCACCGGGGTGATGGACAGCCGCGATCCGATCAGCGTGGCGGGACTGCCGATCGCAGCGGCGTTCTTCCGCGCGCTCGACCCCGACTGCGCGATCGAGCAGCTGGTCGAGGACGGCGCGCAGGTCGCGCCTGGCACCGACCTGATGCGGATCGAGGGCAATGCCCGCGCCCTGCTGACTGCGGAGCGCGCCGCGCTCAATACGGTGCAGCACCTCTCCGGCATCGCCACGCTGGTGCGCAGCTACGTGCAGGCGATGGACAATCCCGGCTGCACATTGCTCGACACGCGCAAGACCCTGCCCGGGCTGCGCATGCTCGAAAAATACGCGGTGCGGATGGGCGGCGGGGCAAACCACCGCATGGGCCTGTGGGATGCCGCGATGATCAAGGACAATCACGTCGCGGTGGCCGGATCGGTCGGCGAGGCGGTGCGCCGCGCGCGCGATGCGGGCGTTGCGGACATCATCTGCGAGGTCGACCGGATCGACCAGATCGGCCCCGCACTGGATGCGGGCGCAACGCGCCTGCTGCTCGACAATATGGAACCCGATACCCTGCGCGAAGCGGTCGCGCTGGTTGCCGGGCGCGTCCCGACAGAGGCCTCTGGCGGGATCAACCTCGATACGATCCGCGCCAAGGCGGCGACCGGGGTCGATTACGTATCGGTCGGGCGGCTTACCCAGAGCGCGCCCGCAGCCGATATCGGGCTGGATTTCACCACCTTGGCGTGA
- a CDS encoding LytTR family DNA-binding domain-containing protein, with amino-acid sequence MTIKTIIVDDEKLAIQGLQLRLEKFEDVEIIDTCSNGREAIRKIKTLRPDLVFLDIQMPGFDGFGVVQGVMDIEPPLFVFVTAFQEHAIRAFQANALHYLMKPVDEDKLADVIERVRQRMTEKRGADEAEKLMNVLAEVAPEAAEELQEGAADGSDRFEKLLNVKDRGKIFRVEVESIEHIEAAGDYMCIYTGDNSLILRETMKDLERRLDPRKFQRVHRSTIVNLDQVRQVKPHTNGECFLVLSSGAEVKVSRSYRDVVARFVH; translated from the coding sequence ATGACCATCAAGACGATCATCGTGGACGACGAGAAGCTGGCCATTCAGGGTCTGCAACTGCGGCTCGAAAAGTTCGAGGATGTCGAGATCATCGACACCTGCTCGAACGGGCGCGAGGCGATCCGCAAGATCAAGACGCTGCGCCCCGACCTCGTCTTCCTCGACATCCAGATGCCCGGGTTCGACGGGTTCGGCGTGGTGCAGGGCGTGATGGATATCGAACCACCGCTGTTCGTGTTCGTCACCGCATTTCAGGAACATGCGATCCGCGCGTTCCAGGCCAATGCGCTGCATTACCTGATGAAGCCGGTCGACGAGGACAAGCTGGCCGACGTGATCGAACGCGTCCGCCAGCGGATGACCGAGAAGCGCGGCGCGGACGAGGCGGAAAAGCTGATGAACGTGCTCGCCGAAGTGGCCCCCGAAGCCGCCGAGGAATTGCAGGAAGGCGCGGCCGACGGATCGGACCGGTTCGAGAAACTGCTCAACGTCAAGGACCGGGGCAAGATCTTCCGCGTCGAGGTCGAATCGATCGAACATATCGAGGCGGCGGGCGATTACATGTGCATCTATACCGGCGATAATTCGCTGATCCTGCGCGAGACGATGAAGGATCTCGAACGCCGACTGGACCCGCGCAAGTTCCAGCGGGTCCACCGCTCGACCATCGTCAATCTCGACCAGGTGCGCCAGGTGAAGCCGCACACCAATGGCGAGTGCTTCCTTGTGCTGAGCTCGGGCGCAGAGGTTAAGGTCTCGCGCTCCTACCGCGACGTGGTCGCGCGCTTCGTGCATTGA
- a CDS encoding histidine kinase: MAVLPYRPAPFFANKNRAFWNLQFAGWGGAMLLRCVQGLVNGQGLGLLAIVFPATVTGFSLSLLLSVIYRNLMGRQPLVTWGLTTLALATALSVLVLIEAWVAGLYYFDRETTLTQLFFLYLAVEGPLLGAWTGLYYAINYFLQLEEQADRLERLEAQATSAQLAMLRYQLNPHFLFNTLNSISTLVLLKQTEPANAMLTRLSRFLRHTLVSQPGGTVTVAQEVETLKLYLDIERMRFEERLQTEFDIADEAAEACLPSLLLQPLVENAIKYAVSPLEEGAKISLTAQLSGSRLRLVVSDTGPGLKTPLDATGTSLPRSDSPDSTGVGLANIRNRLAQAYGENHLFEIRSPVQGGFTVIIEIPFEREGEDIAAALAPPPELTTHPSLLGEARDGWSTERRHGKQDAGPAVDSPAYPRAMGPSPIG, from the coding sequence ATGGCCGTGCTGCCCTACCGCCCCGCCCCGTTCTTCGCGAACAAGAATCGCGCCTTCTGGAACCTGCAATTCGCAGGCTGGGGCGGCGCGATGCTGCTGCGCTGTGTGCAGGGCCTCGTCAACGGGCAGGGCCTCGGCCTGCTGGCGATCGTGTTCCCTGCAACCGTGACGGGCTTTTCGCTCAGCCTGCTGCTTTCGGTGATCTATCGCAACCTGATGGGCCGGCAGCCGCTGGTCACCTGGGGGTTGACCACACTCGCCCTCGCCACCGCGCTGAGCGTGCTGGTCCTGATCGAGGCATGGGTGGCCGGGCTGTACTATTTCGATCGCGAAACCACGCTGACCCAGCTGTTCTTCCTCTACCTTGCGGTGGAGGGCCCGCTGCTGGGTGCGTGGACCGGGCTCTATTATGCGATCAACTATTTCCTCCAGCTGGAGGAGCAGGCCGACCGGCTTGAACGGCTGGAGGCGCAGGCGACCAGCGCGCAGCTGGCGATGCTGCGCTATCAGCTCAACCCGCATTTCCTGTTCAACACGCTCAACTCGATCTCCACGCTGGTGCTGCTCAAGCAGACCGAGCCGGCCAATGCGATGCTCACCCGCCTGTCGCGCTTCCTGCGCCACACGCTGGTCTCGCAGCCGGGCGGCACGGTGACCGTGGCGCAGGAGGTGGAGACGCTGAAGCTTTACCTCGATATCGAGCGGATGCGGTTCGAAGAGCGGTTGCAGACCGAATTCGACATCGCGGACGAAGCGGCCGAGGCGTGCCTGCCCTCGCTGCTGCTGCAGCCGCTGGTCGAAAACGCGATCAAATACGCGGTCTCCCCGCTGGAGGAGGGCGCGAAGATCTCGCTCACCGCGCAATTGTCCGGCTCGCGCCTGCGGCTGGTGGTGTCGGACACCGGGCCCGGGCTCAAGACCCCGCTGGATGCCACCGGCACCTCGCTCCCGCGCAGCGACAGCCCGGATTCGACCGGGGTCGGCCTCGCCAATATTCGCAACCGGCTCGCCCAGGCGTATGGCGAGAACCATCTGTTCGAAATTCGCTCCCCGGTTCAGGGCGGCTTCACGGTGATTATCGAAATCCCGTTCGAGCGTGAAGGCGAAGACATTGCCGCAGCGCTCGCACCGCCGCCCGAACTGACCACACACCCCTCGCTTCTCGGAGAGGCGCGGGATGGATGGTCGACCGAGCGGCGGCACGGGAAACAGGATGCTGGACCGGCCGTTGATTCACCGGCGTACCCCCGCGCCATGGGCCCCAGCCCGATTGGATAG